TTTCAAAACACAAAACACCTCCTTTCTCTTAGAAAAGAAAGGGGGTTTTTGTTTTCAGGCTATTTTTGAATAACTGTTTTTGGTCGGAATATATGGGAGTGTTGTGGATGATAAAGTTTTGATCGCACTTTTTCTACTTCACCCAAAGCCGGACTAATCACATAAAGAGTAGTGCGAATTAAATTTTCTTGCTGAGTTACTTCCGCCATTTGATGCAACGGAACTAGTAAAATTTTTTCATCAGGCCAACCTAAGCGAAAACAAATAGCTACTGGTGTATCGGCGGAATAATGTGCCATTAATTTTGTTTGTGCGACTTCTACCATCCGGGCACTTAAATAAAGACACAAACTTGCTTGATGTGCGGCTAAAGATGCTAACTCTTCGGTTTCTGGTACTGCTGAGGCACTTCCGCTCATCCGAGTGAGAATAATTGTTTGGACTAGCTCTGGTACAGTTAATTCAACTTTTAGTTTAGCGGCAGCGGCTTGAAAAGCACTAATTCCTGGCACTATTTCTATGGGAATATTTGCTTCTACTAAGGCTTGCATTTGTTCGTGTACAGCACCGTAAAGACAGGGATCTCCTGAGTGTAGACGGACAACGGATTTACCGTTTTGTACCCATTCAATCATTACAGGTAAGATATCTTCTAAGGTTTTGTTTGCTGTCGGGATAATTTCTGCATCAGCACGAACTCCTTGTAAAATTTGCTTTGGTACTAAGGAGTCAGCGAATAATATCGCATCTGCTTGTGCCAAAATTTTTTGCGCTTTGACTGTTAATAAATCTGGATCGCCTGGGCCAGCACCAACAATGTAAACTGCTGGTGGTAGAGGTGCGATCGCACTGCTCGCAGTACTGGAAGCGATCGCATTTTCTGAGTATATTTGAGGTTGAGATTTGTCTGAAGAAATCATTCCGGATCGCTAGATATATTTAGAGAAATAGTTAGTGGTAGATGCACCCTGGTTAAGCCTTAGAGGGATTTCTCTCTAGGGCTTTTTTTGCAGATGGAACTTGCCCATTTTATAAAAGGGATGACCCAATTAAAGTATTCATCTTCGCCGAAACAAAGTTGAACGATCGCTAATTCAACATTTACTCGTTTAATTAACCTTCACCAATTGCAATGAAATTAAAAGCTGACTTTTCTTTGCTAACCTCTAATTTTGCCGCAGTCGCACCAGCTGGTTGTTTAACTTCTAAATCCCAAATTGTAACTTGAAATTGATCTGGGTTGATATTTTTAACTACAATTTGATTATCAGCACCCCAATCTTTCAGCGTAGCAACTACACAAGGAGGAGTAGCAAAAGCTTGAGAAAAAGTAATCGCATATAATCCAGCTTCTACTAATTCCACGGTAAACCCATCACCGCCTTGTTTTGTACCATCATCGTTAATGGTTCCGTAAATTATTTTTTGTGCCATGTTTGCGTGGTTTTCTTAATTTGATACTTGACTTATAACTGCTTTAATAATTTTACCAAGAACATTTAGTTATTGCTATTTTCTGAGGAATTAAATTTAACAATTTTGTTAAATTATGATATTTATTAATTTATTAACGGTTTTTGGCTCTCTAGAGTAAAATAATGCACAAACCTCATCCTCCTTGAGAAAAATGGCTAACGCATTCCAGCAACTACGGCAAACATTCCAAGCCCTGGGCAAAGAAATCACTCCCGAAGTTTCGGAAGAAGCCAGAAAGTGTTTGACTCAATGGCTAGCAAGTAATGCTCAAGAGCTTTTAAAAAGGAAGACAAAAGCAGTAATTAATGGCACAATGATGCAATACTTCCACTGGTATCTTCCCAATGATGGTAAGCATTGGAAAATACTGCAACAACGTGCCTGCGAGTTAGCGGAAGCGGGGTTTACAGCCCTGTGGTTGCCACCAGCTTTTAAAGGGAGTGGTGGAATTTGGGATGTTGGCTATGGTATTTATGACTTATTTGACTTAGGTGAATTTGACCAAAAAGGTACTGTACGTACTAAGTATGGAACTAAAGATGAATATGTGAATGCTGTGCAAACAGTTCAACAAGCAGGATTACAAATTTACGCTGATATAGTCTTTAATCATAAAATGGGTGGCGATGCTGAAGAAGAATTTGAGGCCATTCCTTGCGATTATAACGATCGCAATCGTGAAATAGGTGGTGTACAAAAAATTAAATCTTGGACTAGATTTGATTTTCCTGGTCGAGGAAATAAGTACTCCAGTATGAAGTGGCACTGGTGGCATTTTGACTCTGTAGATTACAACAGCTACGATCCCAATTACCGAGCAGTCTTTCGCATTAAAGATAAAAGTTTCGAGACTAAGGTAGACCTAAACTCTGGTAACTATGATTATCTGATGGGTTGTGACCTAGATATAAATCACCCGGAAGTGAGGGGTGAATTGAAATATTGGGGTGAATGGTTGCTAGATAATGTTGGAGTTCAAGGATTTCGCCTGGATGCGATTAAACATATTAATGGAGATTTCTTCAACGATTGGCTAGATCATCTCGAACATTATGTACAAAAAGATTTGTTTTGTGTTGGGGAATATTGGACAGAAAATTTAAGTACATTAAGTTGGTATATCGGTAATGCTGGAGGACGCTTAAACCTGTTCGATGTTGCCTTACATTACAACTTCCATCGTGCTAGTAAATCTGGGGGTTATTACGATATGCGAACCATTTTGGATAACTCCTTGATGAAACATTTGCCTTTGTTTGCGGTTACTTTTGTAGATAACCACGATACCCAACCATTGCAAGCATTAGAGTCTGTAGTAGAATCTTGGTTTAAACCTTTAGCTTATGCAATTATTTTGCTGAGGGCAGAAGGTTATCCTTGCGTTTTTTATCCAGATTATTATGGGGCACATTACCGAGATAAAGGACGAGATGGCAATGAATATGAAATTTGGCTAGATTCACATAAATGGATTATCGATCGCTTATTAATTGCTCGCAACAACTTTGCTCATGGCGCACAATATGATTACTTTGACCATCACGATGTCATTGGTTGGACTCGTCTTGGTTCGGAAGAACATCCTCAAGCTATGGCAGTAATTATGAGTGATGGGCCTGGTGGTAGCAAGTGGATGGAAGTTGGGAAACCAAAATCTATTTTTTATGACATTACTGAAGGTATTAAAGAGCCAATTTACACTAATGAACATGGTTGGGGTGAATTTCGTTGTAAAGGTGGTTCAGTTTCTGTTTGGGTAGAACAACAACCTTGACTTTGGCAATTAGTAGAGTTAACAATTGGGACTTTTAAGAAGGGTTAACTTGGGAGTATGGTAATGAGGCAATGGTTGAGAACTGGGAAAATTCGATCGCACTATATCGCAATTATATTAGTAGCGTTCAGTGCAATTCTGACAATTTTATTTCATCCACCATTGCTGAAAGCAATAACATCAAACTTGCCTCCTTCCCAATATTCTTACACAATTAAAGCACCATTTAATCAACCCAGTTATTATCCAATTACTGGAGAAGTACCTGTCAATTATCGACCTGTAAGTGATTGGGTAGGACGGCTAATTCTGCCCTCTAAAGAGCAATATCAAGAATTTGCCAAAACTAACCAAGAAACGGATTGGGCATGGTTAGAGGTTGAATTTGCCCCTGATAATGCCAAGAATTTCATCGGTCAAATTGTCCGTTTGGCATGGAGTAAAGAACCGCAGGTGCAAGCTTACGTTGCTAAAGCTTCGCGTGATACTCGGTTTCCTGCTTCTGTGCAACGATCTTATGAAAATGGAATATTGCACCCGATGCGATTGAATAACCGCGATCGCGTTGGGCCATTACAATCTTTAGCAGGGGGACATCCGATCGATGATGTGACGGTAATTTTGCCTGGTAAAGTTGTTGTAGAAGCAGCTACAAAAGACAGTAATTCAATTGCAACTTTGCGAGTTAATCGAGAACCATTTCAAGAAACTGGCAGATATTATGGATTAGTAAAGTTTTTGGAATTAGTGGCCAGAAAACCTCAAGATTTACCGCAACTTTGTCCGGGAAAACCACCTTGCGCTAGCGATTTAATGCGAGTGCAACACTATAATAATCAAACTCGTAAATTTGATGGTGCAATAGAAATTATTCGCATTCCCCAACAACCACCAGATAATTTGGGAATCTTTAATATGACTACCCGCGATTTGGATAAATCACCAGCAGGTAAGGAGGGTTGGTATATTTATGGTGCGAAAGATCGGACGGGAATTTTTACTGTGCAAGCAATGGAACCGCGATCGCTAATTCAAGTCAAACATCAACAAAAGATTACCGAATTTAATGAAGGTTTGAGGTATATTAATTTCCAAAATTGGCAGGATGTAGAAAAACGGAAAGGCACAATTCAAAATGCACTTTTAACAGGAAGAACAACCAGCGCAGAAGATGATTGGAAAATTGGCGATCGAGGTTTTTTAATCCACCTTTTTGGCGGACGAGGTGGTACTCATACCCATGCCGAAAAATTCGTTTTGGGAACTTACCCCGGACACTTTTCTTTTGGTATCGCTGAAGTTGTGCGCGATGCTTTCACCAATGAACCAATTTTTAAAATTGATTACCTACAAGTTTATGGTAATGCAGGAGATGGTACATTATCTGGCGGTCAAACTTGGGCGCATTATATGGGCAATATGCGTCGAGGAATCATGGGAGTTCGCCCGGTTTCTGATGTGTTAGTCAAACTGGATACTTTGACAGAAGAATACAATTTTGGCGGGAAAAAACTTTCATTTTTTAATGAACTACTTACCGAATTAACTTTAGTTGGTGCGCGTTATCGCATTGGTGATGGTACTGGGAATTCGACGATTACTTCAGCAACTTCTTGCGTACAAGATTCCGCGCAAGCAGTATTTCTCACCTTGTATCGCTTTAGAGAAAAGATCGAAAATAATCCTGCAATTATGCAATGGATGAAAGATCATCCTGACGATCCAAACACAAAACGTTTTGCACGTTTAGTAGATTTAGCTAAAGATTTAGCCAAACAACTCACGCCGATGGGTGTAGTGCGTTGGGATTGGCAATGGAATGCTAACGTGCTTACTGGTGTTTATGATGAGAAAAAGTTTATTAGTATTGATAATTTTAAACCCAGAAATTTATTAACTGGATTAATTAGTTGGAGAACTGCCCTGCCACGCCAAGCGCACGATGAATTTTCGATGTTATTTTTGAATAATGATGCTCAATTATGGTTTTTTCGCCCTAATCAAATAGGAGGTAACGATCCAAAAATTGCACCATTAGAACCAACTTTATTATTGGGAGCATGGAAAATTCCGTTTACTAATATTCCTATATTTGCTTATTTGGTAACTCGCACGTTTGGTGGGGTAACAATTCCTTCTTGGGCAGATTGGGGAAAAACTTTCGGGATGTTATTGTTTTTTGGTGCGATCGCAATTCCTATAGGTTTTACCAAAAATTTTCTGTCATGGCAACCTTTATCTAGTCCTTGGTATCATCAATTAGGAACTGCAATTAAATTATTATTTGTTCCCGCTTTAGTGCAAGAATATTTGTTTCGAGTCCTGTTATTACCTTACCCAAAAGATTGGTTTTCTCCTTTAATGTGGTGGAGTTGGGGATTTATCGCTTTAGGAATTTATATTGCTTATCATTTCATTAAGGCGAAATGGTTTGGGCGATCGACTTTTGCTAATCCCGTCTTTTTGTTGTTAATAACTCTCTTGGGTTTAACTTGCACAATTAATTATTACTTTGTTGGTTCCCTATGGACAATTACTTTTATCCACTGGGTAGCGGTAACAGTTTGGTGGTTGTTTTTTGGGGGAAAAGTGCGATCGACTTTACCAAAAACTAAGTCCTGATAATGTGATTTTTGCAAATAACTAATGATTATTTTGACCCCAACTGTTTAACTCTTGTTCGTATTTCTTCAGACTGTTTGGGCGGTAATC
The sequence above is a segment of the Phormidium ambiguum IAM M-71 genome. Coding sequences within it:
- a CDS encoding H-type lectin domain-containing protein; the encoded protein is MAQKIIYGTINDDGTKQGGDGFTVELVEAGLYAITFSQAFATPPCVVATLKDWGADNQIVVKNINPDQFQVTIWDLEVKQPAGATAAKLEVSKEKSAFNFIAIGEG
- a CDS encoding type II CAAX prenyl endopeptidase Rce1 family protein, coding for MVMRQWLRTGKIRSHYIAIILVAFSAILTILFHPPLLKAITSNLPPSQYSYTIKAPFNQPSYYPITGEVPVNYRPVSDWVGRLILPSKEQYQEFAKTNQETDWAWLEVEFAPDNAKNFIGQIVRLAWSKEPQVQAYVAKASRDTRFPASVQRSYENGILHPMRLNNRDRVGPLQSLAGGHPIDDVTVILPGKVVVEAATKDSNSIATLRVNREPFQETGRYYGLVKFLELVARKPQDLPQLCPGKPPCASDLMRVQHYNNQTRKFDGAIEIIRIPQQPPDNLGIFNMTTRDLDKSPAGKEGWYIYGAKDRTGIFTVQAMEPRSLIQVKHQQKITEFNEGLRYINFQNWQDVEKRKGTIQNALLTGRTTSAEDDWKIGDRGFLIHLFGGRGGTHTHAEKFVLGTYPGHFSFGIAEVVRDAFTNEPIFKIDYLQVYGNAGDGTLSGGQTWAHYMGNMRRGIMGVRPVSDVLVKLDTLTEEYNFGGKKLSFFNELLTELTLVGARYRIGDGTGNSTITSATSCVQDSAQAVFLTLYRFREKIENNPAIMQWMKDHPDDPNTKRFARLVDLAKDLAKQLTPMGVVRWDWQWNANVLTGVYDEKKFISIDNFKPRNLLTGLISWRTALPRQAHDEFSMLFLNNDAQLWFFRPNQIGGNDPKIAPLEPTLLLGAWKIPFTNIPIFAYLVTRTFGGVTIPSWADWGKTFGMLLFFGAIAIPIGFTKNFLSWQPLSSPWYHQLGTAIKLLFVPALVQEYLFRVLLLPYPKDWFSPLMWWSWGFIALGIYIAYHFIKAKWFGRSTFANPVFLLLITLLGLTCTINYYFVGSLWTITFIHWVAVTVWWLFFGGKVRSTLPKTKS
- a CDS encoding alpha-amylase, yielding MANAFQQLRQTFQALGKEITPEVSEEARKCLTQWLASNAQELLKRKTKAVINGTMMQYFHWYLPNDGKHWKILQQRACELAEAGFTALWLPPAFKGSGGIWDVGYGIYDLFDLGEFDQKGTVRTKYGTKDEYVNAVQTVQQAGLQIYADIVFNHKMGGDAEEEFEAIPCDYNDRNREIGGVQKIKSWTRFDFPGRGNKYSSMKWHWWHFDSVDYNSYDPNYRAVFRIKDKSFETKVDLNSGNYDYLMGCDLDINHPEVRGELKYWGEWLLDNVGVQGFRLDAIKHINGDFFNDWLDHLEHYVQKDLFCVGEYWTENLSTLSWYIGNAGGRLNLFDVALHYNFHRASKSGGYYDMRTILDNSLMKHLPLFAVTFVDNHDTQPLQALESVVESWFKPLAYAIILLRAEGYPCVFYPDYYGAHYRDKGRDGNEYEIWLDSHKWIIDRLLIARNNFAHGAQYDYFDHHDVIGWTRLGSEEHPQAMAVIMSDGPGGSKWMEVGKPKSIFYDITEGIKEPIYTNEHGWGEFRCKGGSVSVWVEQQP